TGTCCTCAAGCAAGCATTTGTGGAAAGAACTGATCCAAGTGTGAACAATGGCCACCCGGCCCCATGAGGACAGGACTGTGCAGCACTGGAGTGCGCGTGTTGGGAGCCGTGTCTAACCCCAGCACCCTAAGACCCTCTGGAGGGAGCAAGTGCTTCTCTCCTGCTGTTTCTCTCAGAGTTAGAGTTAACGCCAGAGCCAGGGCCATTTTGGTGGGCTTTACTCTGCTGGGTCCTGAGTTCTTTATTCATCCAATCTTCACACCAGCCCTATGAAATAGACtgtctccatttcatgaagggggaaactgaggcacagaagggACACTATAAAGTGAAATCACTTTGCAGCCTGCCCATCCCCACTGTGGAGCCTGGGCTTTCCTTATGCCTGCTGCTGGAGAGTTCACACAGTGCCAGGCAAAGGTGGGCACTCGGAATGCCCCCCCTTACTCCAgcttccccccccacccctaccccatcaGGCACTgcaacatggtgctggaaaatgTGAAGGAGATGTGGACTGAGGTTCCCAAGAGCGGCAAGGGCAAGAAGAAATCCAAGCCTGTCAACAAGGACCGCTACATCTCCAAGATGTTCCTGCGCGGGGACTCGGTCATCGTGGTGCTGCGGAACCCACTCATCGCTGGCAAGTAGagcctgctccctgccctgcgaAGGCCTGCAGAACCCTGCCCAGTGGGCGAGAAATAAAACCCTGTGCtttttggtttttatgttttccagtggtcttctCTGCTCTTGGGTCTTAAAAGAGTGTGTTGGGCTGAGCACTAGGACAGGGCCTGTGGGTGCTGCGGTATATAACagccctgtctgcaaaggagacagTTTAATTGGACTTTTGTGTATTGTGGACAGAGGGATTCTCTGACAATGTGCAAGTGGGAAAGGGAAGCCTATTTAAGAGGCTCGTGGAGGACCCAGGGCCTTCTGCTCTACCCACAACTCTGTCTATCTGGTATCTCTGTCTGTGTCCTCCCAGGCGATCATGGGCTGGAGGTCAGGAGTCTCTGCCCTCTTTACATGTATATAaaacatgtatgggtgttttgcctggatgtgtCTGTTCTTGGTACCCATAGGAGCCAGAAAAGGAGAGTTGGATGCCCCTAGAGGTAGTTACATGTGGTGGTGaggcagccatgtgggtgctgggaaaaaaacctgggtcttctacaagagcaacaagtgctcttaactgttaagccatctctctggccctttagctgtcctctttcttttttcttttcaagacagaatttctctctatagtcctggcagtcttggaactcactttgtagaccaggctgtcctcaaactcagattccccctgcttctgcctcatgagtcctgggattaaaggtatgagctacCACCATTCAGCCTAGCTGTCCTCCTGAACTGTGGAAGTCACAGCTAACGTTATCCTGTGCGTCCCTGTACAGAACTTCGAAGCCTGCAGCCAAGAAAACTTGCATGTGTTCCCTGAGCTGCTGCCAGAAAGAACAGCTTTGTTGTGTACTTTAGAgctctctcttttgttcttttgtggtCCTGAGAATTGGACCTAGGGTCTCATATGCTTAGCAAGCTCTCCCCCATGAGCTAAATCCCCAGCCCTCCAttcacttacatatatatatatgtgcccAAGTACAATATTAGGTGTCCTCTAACACTGCCCTTAattcccttgagacagagtctctcattgaacaGAACCAGGCTGATGCCCAGCAAACTCCAGCAATTCTGTCTCCACCCCATGCTACAGATTCTAATTGAGGGTCTCATGCTTATATCGCAAAtgcttctaaccactgaaccatctccccagtccttccATTAAGACAGGAAACTTCTTAGGaagtttcccaggctggccttgagcttgtaaTCCCCCAGCCATAATCTTCCAAGCAACTAGGATAACAGACCTACGTCACCACAGCTATCCTAAGCTCATTCAGTTGAAACCACTGAGATTCAGGAAAAGCATTGACATGTCCCAAAGTCACCCATGTAAGAGATAATGAAGCTACATCCTGATAGGCAGccagggctggtgaaatggctcagtggctaccAAGTTTAATGCCTAGCACCCATATGTGGCAACTCCAAACCACCTGTAACAGAACCTGAGGGATCCAACATTCTACCTTccttgggcacctgcacacaaatacacatggatTAAAATTAGATACAAAAAcaggccagacagtggtggcatatgcctttaatcctagcacttaggaggcagaagcaggcagataggcagatttctgagttccaggatagcctggtcagaggcagggaaatctttgtgaggccagtctgatctacagagcaagttccagtacagccagagccacacagagaaaccccgcctcaaaaacaagtaaaatcccagcactcaggaggcagaggcaggtggatttctgagttcgaggccaggctggtctacagagtgagttccaggacagccagggctacacagagaaaccctgactccaaaaacaaaaacaaaacaaaaaaaacaagtaaaatgaAAGCAAACATGAGTGTACCCGTGATCCATCCCTACAgcttaagaggctgaggcagaattggctgcaagttcaaggctagcctgggtctaCATGGTAAATTCCTGGTGAGCCAGGCATAGTGAGTtcctttcaaaaagaaaagactcCATTGAAAATACATTTGGAAAAGTACAGGCTGGGGTCTGGGCgccccctccatctcctcccacttAATGGTCTCCCACGATGCCAAGCCGGTAAAGTTGGGCACCTGCCCTCCCCTGCTCCTGAGGCTCTCGAGTGCTGAGGAGAAGCAGGGCCAGGCAGGGAGGCCTCTGCTCCCCACTGGGCTTCGTCAGTTTGCACTGAGAACCTAGGATCGGAGCCTCCTGGCTCACAAAACCTGCAACCTCCCTCTgcattctgggaaggaaaagaaagggagttGGTCTCTTGCCAGGGAAGTTGGCGACTGCCATGGAGGAAGACAGCCGGCCACTCCGTGTGGTGACCTACAGAGTGCCAGTGTGGCTGCTGGGCCTTTAGAGCTATGTATTCTGGATGGCCAGGACTACactgagacaccctgtctcaaaaagcccaagtaaataataaaagtaaaattgtaAGCTTTGCAGCCAAGCTGGTGGGCAATGTCAGTCCAGTGAAGCCCACTTATTTCACCCAGGAGCAGGACTGGACTGAGTCTTCAGGTCACAGGCTCAAAGCTGTAGTTCCTGCCCTGTCTGTCACCCTGAACACTCCTCACCAGACATGGAAACTTCGCTTGCCTCTCTGAATGTCAGGGTTACAGTCCAGGATACCTGGCTGTCCAAACGGTGCTTttatctaccttttttttttttcttaattgcatGTGACAGGGgtagtttgtatgtgtgcatatgtgtgttcacatgtaaatgggtacatgtgcacacatttgtATGTTATGGAGACCTGGGGTCACATGGGAAATCTTCACTCTTCCCCGTATGTGGGCACTATGGGCCAGAGTTCTGGTCCCAAGACTGTTGTGGCcagcactttgcccactgagtgagccatctcccctggccCTTTCTGTTTTgacagggtcttgttatatagcctaggctggcctcagattggAGCAacacttctgcctcagcttcttggatGATGGGATTGGGGAAAAGGCTAGCTCTAACTGGTCTGAGACTAGGCAAGTAAATAAGGCTGGTTTTGAACATGCAACAGTTCAGCCTCCGCCTTTGATTGCCTTCAGATAATCCTTTCCAGAGATAAAAGCCAAAGTGGAGGTCCTCAGACGGAGTTTAGTGACAGCTAATGCAGTAGCCCAATTAAGAACTGAGCAAGGCTGGTTCCCGCTGCTTTTGCTGTTTGAGACGATCTCCGAGGTTCAGATAGCCAACCTGTGTTCTTTCAGCtaagcctcccagatgctggggttACAGCGCCACCCCTTGTCTGGGTCTGATATTTCTGTGTTGCCTTCCAAACAAGCAGCATGCTCACATGCACGACTTTAATTGTACATATGTCTTAGATTTCAATAGAGATTAGCTCAGGGCAGGGTACAGTAGCAGTGTGGTGTTCGTGGGGTTTTTGCGCCAACACATTGCTCCAGTTGAGCCTCACTCATCTACAGCAGACGACCTCACACACACCCTAGTCATCTCCCTTTCTAGCCTGGCCTCCTCCCACTCCGTAAAGAAGCTTGATTTACTACAGTCTCCACTCCACCAGAAGCCAAAGTCTTAAATCGTGGAGTGTGAGTCAGCTATGAGACACATCTTTCTGGGAACCTTGGGGAAAAATCCAGCAGCCGCTACTAATAAAGGAGGGGTGTGGTGTGAAtggctgtggggtgggggtgggtgtgtctGGGAGGCGGAAGGATCTGTCTACCTCACTGACCCCAGGCCCTCTTGCTTGGCTGCCAGCTCTCACTCATATAGCTCTGTGTCCTGCTGCTCGGCTTCTCCCACAGCCTAACACAGGCAAAGAGCCTCCCACCCCAGAGCCTTTGAACCTCTCTCCTTTGGTCATGGCAGTCTCCTTTGATCCTGGGATCCCTCAACAAATCCTTCCCACCTCTCTGTGGCCTCCGTTCTGGTCCAGCCACCTACATTCCTCTCACTGGGCTCCCAACTCACTGCCCCTAATAACGAACAGAGAACCATGGAAAACAGCCCAGGAGACACTGCTGCTAAGAATCTTGggggtggagggctggagagatggagttCTGTTAACCTACATGGAGGCTGACAACCATCCAGTCCCAGGGGTCTTCTGCCCTTCAAGCATATGCAGGGGCTGCATGCCTGCGGTGTACATCcgtacacacagacaaaacaatcGTACACGTAAAGTAAAAATAATCAAATCTTCAGTGAGCCTGGGATGAAATTCCAGTTTCTGCACCCCCTGCCCACTTCTTCCCATCTGGAGGCCCTCGCTTTTTCCAGTGGAGCCACGGAAGCCTTTCTCCATTCTTCCTGTTCCCAAGACCTTTTTGAATGCTGTTCCATCTGCCAGCAATCTTGTCCTCCAACTCTTCAAGAGGTCTCCAGTCACTTCTTTCAAACATGACCCATGACCTAAGCATCATGTCTATCCCAATTGCCTTCCAGTTGATTGTCCTAGACACCTCAATTCTTTTCATAAACGATTCCTCCACAAATATATACACGTGGGGACCTTGTTTTCCGGTTCCTTCGCCTCCATTTCCCCAGCATTGCTCCACTTGGGGCTGGTACACAGTAGGCTCTGAATACATGCTAACTGTACAGACACGGGGGTCCCTTTACCTAGCAGTAACTTTCCAAGACCTCATCCCCAGGCACATGCAGCATCCCAGAGGGCAAGGCGTTGCCAACGGCAGCTTCTCGGCACGCAGAGCTCAAAGGCACAGCCCGGGGGGCGAGTTCCTGGTGCGGACGTGGACGCTGCTCTTGAAGACTGAGACGCAGGCGGCGGTGGCGCCAACCCTGGCGGATCTCCGACTGCACCTGCAACGCCGGGCGCTCAGGGTGACGCTGTTCCCAGGGTGGCCGCCAGGGGGCACGGGCGGGCCAGCCTCTCCTACCTCTTTGTTGATGAAGCAGTAGAGCACGCTCACCAGGAAACCCTGTCAGAGGAGGAGCGAGATCAGATCGCTGCTGTGGACTCATTGTTTCCAGCCTCAAAGTACTGTGGCTGTTACAGGCCTAGTCCTAGGTACTGAGGGCACCTGCTCACTGGCTACCAACTCTCTGTAATGCTCCTCGGACCCCCAAAGGCCGAGAACAAGTGTTGGAAGTTGAACGTCCTGAGTGTAGAACGCTATTCCCTGCTTTCCACATTTGAGGCAAGCAGTCAAACCACTCTGTGCCTCCCTTTCCTCGCCTGGAAAAATGAAGGCGGTGGTTGGAAGAGGTGCAGAATTAATGTGTAAAACGACGTAGTACTtagctgtgtgtggtggcacatgcctttaattccagcactctggtggCAGAGGGAGACAGTTCTCTATGAGTTGGAGTATATCCTTGTCCACACAGACTTCTATGTCCAACCAGAACTGCATGGTGAGACTCAacctcaaaaataataattagggctggagaggtacctcaggagttaagagcactggctgctcttccagaggtcttgagttcaattctcagcaaccacatggtggctcacaaccatctgtaatgggatctgatgccctctgctggtgtgtctgaagacaatgacagtgtacttatattaaataaataaatcttttaaaataataattattaattaattatggaGCTTGAGGTCTTCTCAGTATTGGAGCACATGCTTAGCGAGCTAGAGACAGAATACAGGTGTGAGCCCCAATACCTGGCTTAAATTGATTCATGAAGTCAGATATGAACATGGGCTATTATCAAGATATTCCTAGGATCTTCTACAATCCCATTAATATCGAATTCAGATCACACATCTCCCTTtccagaagaggaaaaaagacaaaattgaAGTTGCGCTTGGAGTCCTGGCCCCTCTCTCGCTTTTCTGCCCCTGTTGTTTAGCTCTTGCCTCTCGCTCGCCCCAATTGCTCTGGAGTTGCAGGCACCCTCACCACCCTCCAGCACACTAGCTACCCTCTTGCCTCAGGGATCTTCATTCTGGGACGTTCCCCTAGTTGTGTGACTGGCTGTTTACATAGAGTGTTCCCTCCGTCTCTCACAGAATAGGGGGCCGACCATTTGGctcctggctgttgctaggtgcATATGTGCTCCATCTGTTCTTGCTTCCTTTAACGAATGCACAGTCTCACCGGGGAGACTGGTGCTATCCCCACTTTAGGGAGAAGACTGAGGCTCAGTTGGGTCCAGCAGGGTAGGGACTAGGGAAGGCAAGCACATCAGCGTTGGCCTCACGTTTTGGAACTTTCTACGTCCTTCAATTCTGCaccttgggctagagagatggctcagcgcttaagagctcagactgctcttccagaggtcctgagttcaattcccagcaaccatatagtggctcacaaccatctgtaatgggatcctcttctggtgtgtgtgaagatagctacagtgtactcatatacaataaataaataaataaatatttaaaagaaaaaatctgtACCTTGAGGGTAAAGGAAACCAGAAACTAAGCCCTAACTCAGTCCACCCCACAGCCCTTCCTCCTCGTCCGGGGGCAATGCTAGGAAAGACTGTGTGGTCCTCTACATctatccccacccccacgcccacaGCTCAGGATAGCCTcagttaggtattttccttgtgcATGCAtgatgaacgaatgaatgaaatCCCTGGGTACACTCCAGTCAATAGTGGCTACTCTGGGGAATGACGATATCGCTGTGTACCAATGGAGAGAAAGGTCTAAGGTAGGAGGGCGGAGCCCCTGCACCCAGTCTGAGCACCTGGAAGGAACTTAGGAAGATTTCAAAGGCCAGTTTGGCGAAGCGCAGGGAGCCTTCAACCTGTTCCTCCGTCACAGGCGCAAACACCACCTCGTGGACACCCAGCAGGGGCACCAGTGTCAGCGTGGAGCGAGCCAGCCTGGGAAGAGACGGATGTCAGTGGCCCGCATGTCCTCGCCCCTGATTCCGGCTCCATCTGCTTCCCACATTGGGTCCTGAGCCTGCCCTCACCTTAGTCGGTAGTCGGGGCAGCGCATCTGCCGTGTCCTCAGCTTTGAAACAAGGATGCCAAGGATGCGGATGAAGATGAGGAAATTGATctgtgaggagagagagactgagccaGAAGCCATTCGGTTTCTGGGGTGGGACAGGGGGTTGGCGCTCCTCTTCCCCAGAATGAGAAATCCCTGAGTACAGCCTGGAGGAGGCGAGACTGGCCCTACCAAGATGGTTATTAGGATGGGAGTGCGAATGATCCACCAAATGGCTTTGACTTCGTTGCGCTCCCAGCACCTAGAGGAGGCAAAGTAGAACTGAGACGCGAAATGCCCCGGCAAACCTCCAGTTACCCCCTAATCAGGCACGTTCTCTCACCAGGGCCTGCCCACCCTCTTTAAAGCCCACCTACATTCATTTAAGACCCATCCCATCCTGCTTTTCAGAAAGTCTCCTACTCCTCCACCTTTCCCAGCCCATAATTCCTTTATACCCCGCCCACCCTCTGCGCACCACCTCTTTTCCACCCTTCCCCGCCTCCTGTGCCATGTAGCCCCGCCCCCAGCCCGGCCCCGCCCCCCAGACCCTGCAACTCACTGTGTGTTCTCGCGCAGGTACCTGACGATCACCCAGGGAATGACGAAAAGCGCGGGGGCCCCTGTGCAGACCCCGATCCCCGCCCCCCACCACGCCGCAGCTGTCAGTGTGCACACGAGCCCCTTCCAGGCCCAAGACCCGCGGAATTCTTCAGcaagggagtgggaggggaggaaaggcggatcggctgggtggtggtgggagcCAAGATGCGCTGGGCTGGGcggaggggtggggagtgggggtcaCAGAGTCAGGGCTCACCCCAGCCAAGAAGCAGGTAGCAGCGGAAGTGGCCCTTTTCTGAGCGTCCCACGATCACCAGCAGATGGTGCAGATAAACACCCTCCACCAGTAGCCAGGTGTAATTGGCTCCCACACAATATTGGGTCATGATCTGGGCCGTGCGGCAGGCAGCTAGGGCCTATGAAGCCATCAGACAAGGGTAgtctctttgttttattatttgtatgtattcCTTTGTGTATGTGGTAGTAAgtcttgaacccaggacttcctgCTTGtgaggcaggtgctctaccactgagccacgcccccagcccctcactggggagtctaggcaggggctctaccattgAGTTACattccatttctcttctctttgagtcagggtctcaataAATTgtacaggctgtccttgaacttgctctgcagcCCAAGCCGGTTTTAATATATCAGTTGTGCTCAACTTACCACCTAACTGGGACTATGGGACTTCCTGGCCAAACAGGGCTCATCTCCATCTCTTGCCCTGTTTTACTCTGGGTTTCCAGTAAATGGCTTATCTTATCTCAACTTACCCACCTTCACTTGAGGACTCTTCCACATTGACACCCTTAACAACCTTGGCATTTTCTATTCTGTTACCACAGTGAAGTACCCTTAGAATCCCACTATGTAGCCTTTGCCAcactagctcttttttttttttttttttttagatttatttatttatttattatatgtaagtacactgtagctgtcctcagacactccagaagagggagtcagatctcgtgatcggatggttgtgagccaccatgtggttgctgggatttgaactcctgaccttcggaagagcagtcgggtgctcttacccactgagccatctcaccagcccctctttttttttttaaatcttatattTTGTAGgggttgttcttgttttgttttgctttgctgtgtatccctggctgtcctggaactcactctgtagaccaggctggcctagaactcagaaatctgcctgcctctgcctcccaagtgctgggattaaaggcatgcgccaccatgcccagcctgcctctgcctcttgagtgctaggattaaatgcatgtactgggccggagagatggctcagaggttaagagcactggctgctcttccagaggtcctgagttcaattcccagcatgcatattgcagctcacaattgtaactctggctccaggggatctgataccctcttctgacctctgagggcaccaggcatggacATGgaatacatcatacatacatacatacatacatacatacatacatacaggcaaatacTCACACATGAAATACAAATTTATAAAAAGTAAATGCCAAGCTACGCGCCCAgcagtgtgaaggtcagagacctttcaggagtgtgccaccatgcggGTTCTGGGGTTGAATGCAAATCATCAGGATTGTAAACCAATGCCTCtaagtactgagccatcttttccccCTCTATTTTGTGTAGAGAcattttgcctgcctgcatgtctgtgcatcgCATGCAGGTCAGAGGAGAGCACCAgacccccagaactggagtcacagatggctgtgagctgctgtgtgcatgctgggaatcaatccagggtcctctgcaagagcagccagtgctcttaaccactgagccatctcttcagcctgggTGGCTTCttaatctttcttttcatttccccaGTACTGAATCAGGTACTCTATTAGTGAACTTCACCCCAAGACCATcacctcacacacacaattattatATAAAGTCCTCTGTTCACAGTCCTGAGTTTCATCTCCCTGCCTCAAGGAACGAACTGGTTCCTTCCAAATCCCTATTGGTTTCTTCCTCCCATCCTGTCCCCACGCTTTCACTGTCAGTGATGAGGAAAGGTACGGAAATAGATGGGAAACGTCTTGGTCCCACCGGGAAGGAGGCGGTGGAGTACCTGGTTCCACGGGGTAGGGGCCTGGTCTCCAGTGTAGGGACCCAGTGGAGGCAGCAGCTGATCTCGGGTGAGGATGGCTGCTGCCCGCAGCATGAAAGACGTGAACAGGTTCATGTGAATGTAATTACGAGTGCAGTGCAGCCGCCTGGGGGATTTGAGAGACGAAAAGGGCTGGGAACCACTGAAAAGCTGTCCTCAGGCATCCAACGTCCCTTGAAACAGCCCCCCATCCTTTCCCCTAGAGCCACACCATCTCCCATCTTAGTGTATAAACCCAGGCCCAGTCTCCACCACACCACACAGAACTGGTGGGTCGCACCTGAACAAACTTAAGATGAGTAGGGCTAGCAGCAGAGTCGTCAGGGACAGGGAGTAGCCCACGGTATACATGATCTGCAGGCGCTCCAGGATCAGCGTCTGGTCCTGGTGGAGAcaaggaaagcaagagaagacATGACTCTTTTAGCTGGTCCGGAGGAGGGGCGGGGCTGTCCACCACCCCTCCCCTCACACCCCGGTCTCTTCTGGGAAAAATGTTCCTTCTCTCCAAACAGGCGCTAAAAATTGCCTGTTTTCTCCTT
This Mus musculus strain C57BL/6J chromosome 7, GRCm38.p6 C57BL/6J DNA region includes the following protein-coding sequences:
- the Gipr gene encoding gastric inhibitory polypeptide receptor precursor codes for the protein MPLRLLLLLLWLWGLQWAETDSEGQTTTGELYQRWEHYGQECQKMLETTEPPSGLACNGSFDMYACWNYTAANTTARVSCPWYLPWFRQVSAGFVFRQCGSDGQWGSWRDHTQCENPEKNGAFQDQTLILERLQIMYTVGYSLSLTTLLLALLILSLFRRLHCTRNYIHMNLFTSFMLRAAAILTRDQLLPPLGPYTGDQAPTPWNQALAACRTAQIMTQYCVGANYTWLLVEGVYLHHLLVIVGRSEKGHFRCYLLLGWGAPALFVIPWVIVRYLRENTQCWERNEVKAIWWIIRTPILITILINFLIFIRILGILVSKLRTRQMRCPDYRLRLARSTLTLVPLLGVHEVVFAPVTEEQVEGSLRFAKLAFEIFLSSFQGFLVSVLYCFINKEVQSEIRQGWRHRRLRLSLQEQRPRPHQELAPRAVPLSSACREAAVGNALPSGMLHVPGDEVLESYC
- the Gipr gene encoding gastric inhibitory polypeptide receptor isoform X2; amino-acid sequence: MLETTEPPSGLACNGSFDMYACWNYTAANTTARVSCPWYLPWFRQVSAGFVFRQCGSDGQWGSWRDHTQCENPEKNGAFQDQTLILERLQIMYTVGYSLSLTTLLLALLILSLFRRLHCTRNYIHMNLFTSFMLRAAAILTRDQLLPPLGPYTGDQAPTPWNQALAACRTAQIMTQYCVGANYTWLLVEGVYLHHLLVIVGRSEKGHFRCYLLLGWGAPALFVIPWVIVRYLRENTQCWERNEVKAIWWIIRTPILITILVGPVSPPPGCTQGFLILGKRSANPLSHPRNRMASGSVSLSSQINFLIFIRILGILVSKLRTRQMRCPDYRLRLARSTLTLVPLLGVHEVVFAPVTEEQVEGSLRFAKLAFEIFLSSFQGFLVSVLYCFINKEVQSEIRQGWRHRRLRLSLQEQRPRPHQELAPRAVPLSSACREAAVGNALPSGMLHVPGDEVLESYC
- the Gipr gene encoding gastric inhibitory polypeptide receptor isoform X1; the protein is MPLRLLLLLLWLWGLQWAETDSEGQTTTGELYQRWEHYGQECQKMLETTEPPSGLACNGSFDMYACWNYTAANTTARVSCPWYLPWFRQVSAGFVFRQCGSDGQWGSWRDHTQCENPEKNGAFQDQTLILERLQIMYTVGYSLSLTTLLLALLILSLFRRLHCTRNYIHMNLFTSFMLRAAAILTRDQLLPPLGPYTGDQAPTPWNQALAACRTAQIMTQYCVGANYTWLLVEGVYLHHLLVIVGRSEKGHFRCYLLLGWGAPALFVIPWVIVRYLRENTQCWERNEVKAIWWIIRTPILITILVGPVSPPPGCTQGFLILGKRSANPLSHPRNRMASGSVSLSSQINFLIFIRILGILVSKLRTRQMRCPDYRLRLARSTLTLVPLLGVHEVVFAPVTEEQVEGSLRFAKLAFEIFLSSFQGFLVSVLYCFINKEVQSEIRQGWRHRRLRLSLQEQRPRPHQELAPRAVPLSSACREAAVGNALPSGMLHVPGDEVLESYC
- the Gipr gene encoding gastric inhibitory polypeptide receptor isoform X3 encodes the protein MPLRLLLLLLWLWGLQWAETDSEGQTTTGELYQRWEHYGQECQKMLETTEPPSGLACNGSFDMYACWNYTAANTTARVSCPWYLPWFRQVSAGFVFRQCGSDGQWGSWRDHTQCENPEKNGAFQDQTLILERLQIMYTVGYSLSLTTLLLALLILSLFRRLHCTRNYIHMNLFTSFMLRAAAILTRDQLLPPLGPYTGDQAPTPWNQALAACRTAQIMTQYCVGANYTWLLVEGVYLHHLLVIVGRSEKGHFRCYLLLGWGTCARTHSAGSATKSKPFGGSFALPS